From Mycobacterium colombiense CECT 3035:
GACGCGCCGCTGGCTCATCCACGGGCCGGCGCACCTGCGCAACGAACAGATCGACAGCGCCGGCAACGCCGCCATCGAGGCGCTGCACAACAATCAGGCGAAGCTGACCAGCGGCGCGCTCTCCACCGCGGCCACCGTCACGGAGCTGGTCACCGCCGCGGTGCTGGTGCTGTTCACGCTCATCTTCTTTCTCTACGGCGGCCGCAACATCTGGCAGTACGTACTGCAGATCATCCCAACCGGCGTCCGGAGCAGGGTGCGGGAAGCCGGCAACGCCGGATACGGGTCGCTGATCGGGTACGTGCGGGCCACCTTCCTGGTAGCCCTGACCGACGCCGCCGGCGTCGGCACCGGGTTGGCCATCATGGGCATCCCGCTCGCGCTGCCGCTGGCCTCACTGGTGTTCCTTGGCGCGTTCATCCCGCTGATCGGTGCGCTGATCTCGGGCCTGCTGGCCGTGGTGGTCGCCCTGCTGGCCAAAGGCATTGTCTACGCGCTGATCACGCTGGGCGTGCTGATCGCGGTCAACCAGATCGAGGCGCATCTGCTGCAGCCGCTGGTGATGGGCCGCGCGGTCTCGATTCACCCGCTAGCCGTGGTCCTCGCGATCTCCACCGGCGGCGTGCTCGCCGGGATCGTCGGCGCCCTGCTGGCGGTTCCGACGGTGGCGTTCCTCAACAACGCGCTGCA
This genomic window contains:
- a CDS encoding AI-2E family transporter, which gives rise to MSANADDASVEPLVRKTAAWAWRLLVILVAALALLWVVQKLEVIVVPVLVALLLSALLVPVVDWLDKRGLPRGGAVALVLLGGFAILGGILAFVILQFIDGLPGLTEQVTQSIESTRRWLIHGPAHLRNEQIDSAGNAAIEALHNNQAKLTSGALSTAATVTELVTAAVLVLFTLIFFLYGGRNIWQYVLQIIPTGVRSRVREAGNAGYGSLIGYVRATFLVALTDAAGVGTGLAIMGIPLALPLASLVFLGAFIPLIGALISGLLAVVVALLAKGIVYALITLGVLIAVNQIEAHLLQPLVMGRAVSIHPLAVVLAISTGGVLAGIVGALLAVPTVAFLNNALQVLLAPDPSAEAEKQTEEADDKNVILQAEPDEPEHEPG